One segment of Ipomoea triloba cultivar NCNSP0323 chromosome 12, ASM357664v1 DNA contains the following:
- the LOC116000063 gene encoding photosynthetic NDH subunit of lumenal location 1, chloroplastic isoform X2: protein MAASSLSLPVASSALQKRINRATPKPCSLAPHNIIVSSLKDNTSPDESRNCKRRPLLLGLGALSSLSLLPANPLLAEVPERFSSFVDKEDGYAYYYPSDWTDFDFRGHDSAFKDRHLQLQNVRVSFIPTEQADIHDLGPMQETVYRLVNHVYAAPSQLATIMDVQEKTIEGKNYCTFEYVLTSVNFSRAAFATIAVGNGLA, encoded by the exons ATGGCAGCTTCATCACTCTCACTGCCCGTGGCTTCATCTGCCTTACAAAAAAGA ATAAATAGGGCAACACCAAAACCTTGTTCATTGGCTCCCCACAACATCATAGTATCATCCTTAAAGGACAACACCTCTCCTGATGAATCCA GGAATTGTAAGAGAAGGCCACTGTTATTGGGACTAGGAGCATTATCTTCATTAAGTTTGCTCCCTGCAAATCCCCTCTTGGCTGAAG TGCCAGAGAGGTTTTCATcttttgttgacaaagaagatgGTTATGCCTATTACTATCCTTCAGATTGGACA GACTTTGATTTTAGAGGGCATGATTCTGCATTTAAGGACAGACATTTACAGTTGCAAAATGTTAGGGTGAGTTTTATACCAACTGAGCAGGCAGACATCCATGATTTGGGTCCAATGCAAGAG ACAGTGTACAGGCTAGTTAACCATGTTTATGCAGCTCCAAGTCAACTAGCAACCATAATGGATGTTCAGGAA AAAACTATAGAAGGCAAAAACTACTGCACCTTTGAATATGTACTCACTTCTGTAAACTTTTCAAGAGCTGCATTTGCAACCATAGCTGTTGGAAATG GTTTGGCATGA
- the LOC116000063 gene encoding photosynthetic NDH subunit of lumenal location 1, chloroplastic isoform X1, with protein sequence MAASSLSLPVASSALQKRINRATPKPCSLAPHNIIVSSLKDNTSPDESRNCKRRPLLLGLGALSSLSLLPANPLLAEVPERFSSFVDKEDGYAYYYPSDWTDFDFRGHDSAFKDRHLQLQNVRVSFIPTEQADIHDLGPMQETVYRLVNHVYAAPSQLATIMDVQEKTIEGKNYCTFEYVLTSVNFSRAAFATIAVGNGRFYTLVVGANERRWRRIRNKLKVVADSFKLLDI encoded by the exons ATGGCAGCTTCATCACTCTCACTGCCCGTGGCTTCATCTGCCTTACAAAAAAGA ATAAATAGGGCAACACCAAAACCTTGTTCATTGGCTCCCCACAACATCATAGTATCATCCTTAAAGGACAACACCTCTCCTGATGAATCCA GGAATTGTAAGAGAAGGCCACTGTTATTGGGACTAGGAGCATTATCTTCATTAAGTTTGCTCCCTGCAAATCCCCTCTTGGCTGAAG TGCCAGAGAGGTTTTCATcttttgttgacaaagaagatgGTTATGCCTATTACTATCCTTCAGATTGGACA GACTTTGATTTTAGAGGGCATGATTCTGCATTTAAGGACAGACATTTACAGTTGCAAAATGTTAGGGTGAGTTTTATACCAACTGAGCAGGCAGACATCCATGATTTGGGTCCAATGCAAGAG ACAGTGTACAGGCTAGTTAACCATGTTTATGCAGCTCCAAGTCAACTAGCAACCATAATGGATGTTCAGGAA AAAACTATAGAAGGCAAAAACTACTGCACCTTTGAATATGTACTCACTTCTGTAAACTTTTCAAGAGCTGCATTTGCAACCATAGCTGTTGGAAATG GGAGATTCTACACCTTGGTAGTTGGAGCAAATGAAAGGAGATGGAGAAGGATTAGAAACAAGCTTAAAGTTGTTGCAGACTCTTTCAAGTTGCTAGACATATAA